One Lysobacter enzymogenes DNA segment encodes these proteins:
- the icmH gene encoding type IVB secretion system protein IcmH/DotU: MNYPQPPIPQGMPSLGPSQSAPAPASAPARSLLDLMSDGFYLLMLLKRGQLPSAEAPFVESIKRFLDGTERGAVKLGIGTEDVYAAKYAFCAALDEAILSQPSDLREEWERNPLQLRLFGEHLAGEHFFDRLEQLRAQGAPRLPSLEVYYYCLLLGFEGKYRLEGPEKLGYLTARLGDEIAYLKGKRAPFAPHWAPPDRIQHALRRVTPIWAPVAVVGIGAVLAFLAFSTLAARDTNRQLAQYNDVVQMPADTAQLTITLP, encoded by the coding sequence ATGAACTATCCCCAGCCCCCGATTCCCCAAGGCATGCCGTCGCTGGGCCCGAGCCAGTCCGCGCCGGCGCCCGCCAGCGCGCCCGCGCGCAGCCTGCTCGACCTGATGTCCGACGGCTTCTACCTGCTGATGCTGCTCAAGCGCGGCCAGCTGCCGAGCGCGGAAGCGCCGTTCGTGGAATCGATCAAGCGCTTCCTCGACGGCACCGAGCGCGGCGCGGTCAAGCTCGGCATCGGCACGGAAGACGTCTACGCAGCCAAGTACGCGTTCTGCGCCGCGCTCGACGAAGCGATCCTGTCGCAACCCTCGGACCTGCGCGAGGAATGGGAACGCAATCCGCTGCAGCTGCGTCTGTTCGGCGAACATCTCGCCGGCGAACACTTCTTCGACCGGCTCGAACAGCTGCGCGCGCAAGGCGCGCCGCGGCTGCCGTCGCTGGAGGTCTACTACTACTGCCTGCTGCTCGGCTTCGAAGGCAAGTACCGCCTGGAAGGTCCGGAGAAGCTCGGCTACCTGACCGCGCGCCTGGGCGACGAGATCGCCTACCTCAAGGGCAAGCGCGCGCCGTTCGCGCCGCATTGGGCGCCGCCGGACCGGATCCAGCACGCCTTGCGCCGGGTCACGCCGATCTGGGCGCCGGTCGCGGTCGTCGGCATCGGCGCGGTGCTCGCCTTCCTCGCCTTCAGCACGCTCGCCGCACGCGATACAAACCGGCAACTGGCCCAGTACAACGACGTGGTGCAGATGCCGGCCGATACAGCGCAGTTGACGATCACCCTGCCCTGA